From the Flavobacterium galactosidilyticum genome, one window contains:
- a CDS encoding DUF3817 domain-containing protein: MLKIFKIIATIEGISALLLFFFAMPMKYIYDDPYYVKHVGMAHGVLFTIYIVMATILKFTEKWDFKKYFIICIASIPPFGTFYIERKYLKNA; the protein is encoded by the coding sequence ATGCTCAAGATTTTTAAGATTATTGCTACAATAGAAGGAATTTCTGCTTTACTATTATTTTTCTTTGCTATGCCAATGAAATACATTTATGATGATCCTTACTATGTAAAGCATGTAGGTATGGCGCATGGAGTTTTATTCACAATTTATATTGTGATGGCTACCATTTTAAAATTTACAGAAAAGTGGGATTTTAAAAAATACTTTATAATCTGTATTGCTTCAATTCCTCCTTTTGGTACTTTTTACATTGAAAGAAAATATCTAAAAAATGCATAA
- a CDS encoding mechanosensitive ion channel family protein, whose product MHNYLEKLFHVLYPIFRKWGMGSGFASYISLFINIAVLCVIAYVIYVVFRLVLVTIMVLIAKKTKTKFDDLLVTNKTAKYIAHLIPFLFIYKSVPIILDRYEYWEGVFGKFVGIYIVMLLLWIIRTIFNALRDYLKLKPRYSDKPIDSFIQVIMIVLWVVGIAVILSKLFEINQKELLTILGAVSAVIILIFRDTILGFVSSVQVSINDMVRIGDWITMERFGADGDVIEINLATVKVRNFDNTTTTIPTYSLSSDSFQNWRGMLNSDGRRIKRHILIKASSIRFLGEEELNNLKKIQLITNYIDTRTAEIDTFNSTNKIDKSLPINGRNMTNLGLFRKYITEYLHKHPALNQNMLMVCRQLQSTTHGVPLEVYAFSRDKRFENYEYIMADIFDHIIASVAYFDLEISDNNFHIE is encoded by the coding sequence ATGCATAACTATCTAGAAAAGTTATTTCATGTACTATATCCCATATTCCGTAAATGGGGAATGGGAAGCGGATTTGCATCTTACATTAGTTTGTTTATAAATATTGCTGTTTTATGCGTGATAGCGTATGTGATTTATGTGGTGTTCCGCCTCGTATTAGTCACTATTATGGTGCTTATAGCAAAAAAGACTAAAACTAAATTTGATGATTTATTGGTTACCAATAAAACAGCTAAGTATATAGCACATTTAATTCCATTTTTATTTATTTACAAATCAGTTCCTATAATCCTAGATCGGTACGAATACTGGGAGGGCGTTTTTGGAAAATTTGTTGGAATTTACATCGTAATGCTACTTTTATGGATCATCAGAACTATATTTAATGCATTAAGAGATTATTTAAAATTAAAACCGCGCTACAGCGACAAACCTATTGACAGCTTCATACAAGTAATTATGATTGTGCTTTGGGTTGTGGGTATCGCTGTGATTTTATCCAAGTTATTTGAAATCAATCAAAAGGAACTGCTAACCATTTTAGGAGCTGTTTCAGCAGTTATCATATTAATTTTTAGAGATACCATTTTAGGCTTTGTTTCAAGCGTACAAGTATCTATAAATGATATGGTTCGCATTGGCGATTGGATTACAATGGAGCGTTTTGGAGCGGATGGAGATGTTATCGAAATCAATCTTGCAACGGTAAAAGTTCGAAATTTTGACAATACAACAACCACTATTCCGACTTACAGTTTAAGTTCCGATTCTTTTCAGAATTGGCGCGGAATGCTCAATTCTGATGGTCGACGTATCAAAAGACACATTTTAATAAAAGCGAGCAGTATTCGATTTTTAGGAGAGGAAGAGCTGAATAATTTGAAAAAAATTCAACTGATCACAAATTATATTGACACCCGAACGGCGGAAATTGATACCTTTAATTCTACCAATAAAATTGACAAATCCTTACCTATCAACGGTAGGAATATGACCAATTTAGGTTTGTTTCGAAAATACATCACCGAATATTTACACAAACATCCAGCCTTAAACCAAAATATGCTAATGGTTTGCCGCCAATTGCAATCTACGACGCATGGCGTTCCTCTGGAGGTTTACGCTTTTTCACGTGACAAAAGATTTGAAAATTATGAGTATATCATGGCAGATATATTTGATCATATTATTGCATCCGTAGCTTATTTTGATTTAGAAATTTCTGATAATAATTTCCATATAGAATAA
- a CDS encoding glyoxalase, which yields MNSRDTFLKELRGQSIGSVTSQSTAEESFQNEVLRPILKLQNDLFIASFINYIKENKVDFNSKTVEAKLAVIDNTVQKDIKFRNEMKGIIIGLFTTEEYKFYTKNASNINKRIKNMLLERLKSQVQLFDN from the coding sequence ATGAACTCACGCGATACTTTTTTAAAAGAACTTAGAGGACAATCAATTGGCTCCGTAACGAGTCAATCAACTGCTGAAGAATCTTTTCAGAACGAGGTCCTTCGACCAATTTTAAAACTGCAAAATGACTTGTTTATAGCTTCATTTATTAATTATATCAAAGAAAATAAAGTTGATTTTAATTCGAAAACTGTGGAGGCTAAGTTGGCAGTTATAGATAATACCGTTCAGAAAGACATAAAATTTAGAAATGAGATGAAGGGGATTATCATTGGATTGTTTACTACCGAAGAGTATAAATTTTATACTAAAAACGCTTCAAATATCAACAAAAGAATCAAGAATATGTTGCTGGAAAGGCTAAAAAGCCAAGTGCAACTCTTTGATAATTAA
- a CDS encoding esterase family protein has protein sequence MKEEYFKWRSPNLNKDIEMLVFGHAGYPVILFPTSMGSYHENKDMGLIESARWYIEQGLIQIYCPDSVDSDSFYNKYIHPVHRIENHVRYDKMICHEIVERVKNNSNSGKVAVAGCSFGGYHAANFAFRHPGYVSHLFSMSGAFDIKNFMDGFHNDDVFYNSPLDFLYGLDDHELWNMDIVLGTSNWDICLDANLKLSKVLSHKGVEHWLDIRQEKKHDWPVWKEMFPHYLSRINFF, from the coding sequence ATGAAGGAAGAATATTTTAAATGGCGTTCACCAAATTTAAATAAAGATATTGAAATGCTGGTTTTTGGACATGCAGGATATCCGGTTATTTTATTTCCCACTTCAATGGGTTCTTACCATGAAAATAAGGACATGGGATTGATTGAATCAGCGAGATGGTATATTGAACAAGGATTAATCCAGATTTATTGCCCTGACAGTGTTGATAGCGATAGTTTTTACAATAAGTACATTCACCCTGTTCATCGCATAGAAAATCATGTGCGATACGATAAAATGATTTGTCATGAAATTGTAGAAAGAGTTAAAAATAATTCTAATTCCGGAAAAGTGGCTGTTGCAGGTTGCAGTTTTGGGGGGTATCATGCCGCTAATTTTGCTTTTAGACATCCAGGTTATGTGAGCCATCTTTTCTCGATGAGCGGCGCTTTTGATATTAAAAATTTTATGGATGGTTTTCATAATGATGATGTTTTTTACAATAGTCCACTGGATTTCTTATATGGACTTGATGACCACGAACTATGGAATATGGATATCGTGTTAGGAACTTCTAACTGGGATATTTGCTTAGATGCTAATTTGAAATTGAGTAAAGTACTTAGCCATAAAGGGGTCGAACATTGGCTGGACATTCGTCAGGAAAAAAAACACGATTGGCCAGTTTGGAAAGAAATGTTTCCACATTATTTATCGAGAATCAATTTTTTTTAA
- a CDS encoding ATP-grasp domain-containing protein, translated as MKKIGILFGMEDTYPQAFIDRVNSKNEKGIIAEAVSIDKVLQNKGGEYAVIIDRISQDVPFYRAYLKNAALTGTNVINNPFWWSADDKFFNNALADTLGVPLPNTVILPSAEHPTDTTSKSFRNLKYPMDWEGIFDYIGFPAYMKPYAGGGWKNVYRLENKEEFWEKHQETGQLVMMLQEEISFTEYFRVYCLGNKAVRIMQYEPRNPHHLRYVIDGPPTDKKLLATIKDYTLRLCKGLGYDFNTVEFAVRDGIPYAIDFGNPAPDAELTSVGAENFEWVVEESAKMAIAAAKKQKPGKMNLTWGTFIKDAAAEK; from the coding sequence ATGAAAAAAATAGGAATTTTATTTGGGATGGAAGACACCTATCCACAAGCATTTATAGACAGAGTAAACTCGAAAAATGAAAAGGGAATTATTGCTGAAGCGGTTAGTATTGATAAAGTATTGCAAAACAAAGGCGGAGAATATGCAGTAATAATTGATAGGATTTCTCAAGATGTTCCTTTCTATCGTGCTTATTTAAAAAATGCAGCACTGACAGGTACAAATGTGATTAATAATCCATTCTGGTGGAGTGCTGATGATAAATTTTTCAATAATGCATTGGCTGATACCCTTGGCGTTCCATTACCGAATACTGTAATTCTTCCTTCAGCTGAGCATCCTACAGATACTACTAGTAAATCATTTAGAAACTTAAAATACCCGATGGATTGGGAAGGTATTTTTGATTACATCGGATTTCCTGCGTACATGAAACCGTATGCTGGAGGTGGATGGAAAAATGTATATCGCCTCGAAAACAAAGAAGAATTTTGGGAAAAGCATCAAGAAACAGGACAACTAGTAATGATGTTGCAAGAGGAAATTAGTTTTACAGAATATTTTAGAGTGTATTGTTTAGGAAATAAAGCGGTGAGAATTATGCAATACGAACCAAGGAATCCACATCATTTGCGCTACGTTATTGATGGTCCGCCAACTGATAAAAAATTATTAGCAACTATAAAAGACTATACTTTACGCCTATGCAAAGGTCTAGGTTATGATTTTAATACTGTCGAATTCGCTGTACGTGATGGTATTCCGTACGCAATTGATTTTGGGAATCCAGCACCTGATGCTGAACTAACCTCAGTAGGTGCTGAAAATTTTGAATGGGTAGTTGAAGAATCTGCTAAGATGGCTATTGCTGCAGCAAAAAAGCAAAAACCGGGAAAAATGAATTTGACTTGGGGAACATTTATCAAAGATGCCGCTGCTGAAAAATAA
- a CDS encoding carboxylate-amine ligase, with protein MKKLPVFTLGVEEEYQIIDPVTRDLRSHLSKIVDGAKIILNEQVKAEMHQSVVEVGTNICKNVNDAKNEIRYLRSKIVELADKQDLIVGGAGTHPFSKWQDQPITDDPRYHDIVNELQDAARSNLIFGMHCHVGIENREIGLQLMNQATYFLPHIFALSTNSPFWEGRQTGYKSFRTKVFDKFPRTGLPEYFDSVSSYQNYLDTLVKTNCIDNPKKIWWDLRLHPFYDTIEFRICDMSLTVDETICIVAIIQAIVAKLYKLNMQNTSFNIYRLALIKENKFRAARYGIDNTMIDFGLQKEVETKMLIHELLEFIDDVVDELGSREDINYVHEILRTGTGADKQLAVFNETGDLTKVVDFITGEFSKGL; from the coding sequence ATGAAAAAATTACCAGTTTTTACACTTGGTGTAGAAGAAGAATATCAAATAATTGACCCCGTTACCAGAGATCTGCGTTCGCATTTGTCTAAAATTGTGGATGGTGCCAAGATCATTTTGAATGAGCAGGTTAAGGCAGAAATGCATCAGTCTGTGGTAGAAGTGGGTACCAATATTTGTAAAAATGTAAATGACGCTAAGAATGAAATTCGCTATTTACGCTCTAAAATTGTTGAATTAGCAGACAAGCAGGACTTAATTGTAGGTGGCGCTGGAACACATCCTTTTTCGAAATGGCAAGACCAACCTATTACTGATGATCCTCGTTATCACGATATCGTAAATGAATTGCAAGATGCGGCACGCTCTAATTTAATTTTTGGAATGCACTGTCATGTAGGAATCGAGAACCGTGAGATAGGATTGCAATTAATGAATCAAGCAACTTATTTCCTGCCTCACATTTTTGCGCTTTCTACTAATTCTCCTTTTTGGGAAGGCAGACAAACAGGTTACAAATCTTTTAGAACTAAAGTCTTTGATAAATTTCCTAGAACAGGTTTACCTGAATATTTTGACTCTGTTTCCTCTTATCAAAATTATTTAGATACGTTAGTAAAAACGAATTGTATCGATAATCCCAAGAAAATTTGGTGGGATTTGCGATTGCATCCGTTTTATGACACTATTGAATTTAGAATATGTGACATGTCGCTTACTGTGGATGAAACTATTTGTATCGTAGCTATTATTCAAGCCATTGTAGCTAAATTGTACAAATTGAATATGCAAAACACAAGTTTTAATATTTACAGACTAGCATTAATAAAAGAAAACAAGTTTCGAGCTGCTCGTTATGGTATTGATAATACTATGATCGATTTTGGTTTACAAAAAGAGGTAGAAACAAAAATGTTAATTCACGAATTACTTGAATTTATTGATGATGTAGTCGATGAATTGGGTAGCCGCGAGGACATTAATTACGTTCATGAAATACTAAGAACTGGAACAGGCGCTGACAAACAATTGGCGGTTTTTAACGAAACTGGCGATCTTACAAAAGTGGTCGATTTTATTACTGGCGAATTTTCAAAAGGATTATAA
- a CDS encoding type 1 glutamine amidotransferase: MSDKIIKIAILDMYNGERNQGMRCIIDVVNRFSPVMSFEIFDVRVKCELPDISKFDIYISTGGPGNPLIGDGNWDTKYYEFIDALSKWNNENSVKKHVLFICHSFQMACLHFGLATVTKRNDTSFGVMTIHKTKEGATDSLFEGLADPFYGIDSRDYQVIQPKLSVFAKHGAKIISLEKIRDHVQYERAIMAVRFTDYFVGTQFHPEADPISFVAHLRNKEAKDKIKNMKGKKKFRNMLEDLMDDDKIYKTNETLIPNFLRTAINDVMKSKKMLSN, from the coding sequence ATGTCCGATAAAATAATAAAAATTGCCATTCTAGATATGTACAACGGAGAACGAAATCAAGGGATGCGTTGTATTATTGATGTGGTAAACAGATTTAGTCCAGTAATGAGTTTCGAAATATTTGATGTTCGCGTAAAATGTGAATTACCAGATATTAGTAAATTTGATATTTATATTTCAACAGGTGGGCCAGGGAATCCATTAATTGGTGATGGAAATTGGGATACTAAGTATTATGAATTCATTGATGCATTAAGTAAATGGAATAACGAAAATAGTGTAAAAAAACATGTTTTATTTATTTGTCATTCATTTCAAATGGCTTGTTTGCATTTTGGCTTGGCTACAGTTACAAAAAGAAATGATACTTCATTTGGAGTGATGACTATACATAAAACTAAAGAAGGAGCTACAGATTCTTTGTTTGAAGGTCTAGCAGATCCTTTTTACGGAATTGATTCAAGAGATTATCAAGTAATACAACCTAAACTTAGTGTTTTTGCTAAACATGGTGCTAAGATCATTTCATTAGAAAAAATTAGAGATCATGTGCAGTATGAGCGTGCTATTATGGCAGTTCGTTTTACAGATTATTTTGTCGGCACACAATTTCATCCAGAAGCAGATCCTATCAGTTTTGTAGCGCACCTTAGAAACAAGGAAGCGAAAGACAAAATTAAGAATATGAAAGGCAAAAAGAAATTCAGGAATATGCTGGAGGATTTAATGGATGATGATAAAATTTATAAAACAAACGAAACCTTGATTCCCAATTTTCTTCGTACAGCAATTAATGATGTAATGAAAAGCAAGAAAATGTTATCTAATTAA
- a CDS encoding gluconate 2-dehydrogenase subunit 3 family protein, whose protein sequence is MDRRKALKNVALLLGTAISSSTIGVLFENFGVYESEKNQVSFSASDEEILGEYADIIIPTTASSQGAKAAGLGAFIPMMVRDCYPANLQQLFASGMKDMLAKCQKDFNKDFMQLNAEERHKLMTDLTAEAIANKKKPSFFMIARDLTLLGYFSSEIGCTEAREYLPVPGRYDGNADYKPGQKAWAT, encoded by the coding sequence ATGGATAGACGTAAAGCACTAAAAAATGTAGCCTTATTATTAGGAACAGCAATCTCCTCAAGCACAATTGGAGTTTTATTTGAAAATTTCGGAGTGTATGAGAGTGAAAAAAATCAAGTTTCTTTTTCTGCTAGTGATGAAGAAATATTAGGTGAATATGCTGATATTATTATACCTACAACAGCTTCCTCTCAAGGAGCTAAAGCAGCTGGATTGGGAGCTTTTATTCCCATGATGGTTAGAGATTGTTATCCTGCTAATTTGCAACAACTTTTTGCGTCGGGAATGAAAGACATGTTGGCTAAATGCCAAAAAGACTTTAACAAAGATTTTATGCAATTGAATGCAGAGGAACGTCATAAATTAATGACTGATTTAACTGCCGAAGCAATTGCTAATAAAAAGAAACCTTCTTTCTTTATGATTGCTAGAGATTTAACCTTATTGGGCTATTTCTCTTCTGAAATTGGCTGTACTGAAGCACGGGAATACCTTCCTGTTCCAGGACGATATGACGGCAATGCAGATTATAAGCCAGGGCAAAAAGCTTGGGCTACATAA